In Nicotiana tabacum cultivar K326 chromosome 21, ASM71507v2, whole genome shotgun sequence, one DNA window encodes the following:
- the LOC107815984 gene encoding uncharacterized protein LOC107815984 isoform X1 produces MANRKEDEKNERIIRNLLKLPDNRRCMNCNSLGPQYVCTNFWTFVCTTCSGIHREFTHRVKSVSMAKFTSQEVSALQGGGNASAKVIYLKDWDTQRNSLPDGSNVERLRDFIKHVYVDRRYTGERSLEKPPRGKMAEAENLSENRKTDTYQGGSRSPPNEEVYERRYSNRPSPGGSSGGRSPGYDQRSPARAEVINDWRREDRFGNGRRSDDGRISDGGSKFESMSPDRQSDLDSSSPPMVRPVREILGDSVSPLRVIEPPKTNGGRSAAGGSMLTQRTASSSSLTSSNGNPVELKTETSLINFDDVPEPAASVPAPQIQQSATVMPVAQPTKSASDNWANFDSIAEVKASPAPSNTNLLESIFSELAAPATVTGHSAAPPGGSAPPVTPFSSFVPGAAIVENSVAFPFGGASAAPIGPTSLLSVSGTFANNPRGQWSNMLPQQSSLFPMTGPQPISQLSTPAAGGPSGNQQWNPSVTATTPGFPSRGTAQVSQAVNPALLGATSAVASQAAPVEIKSSGRKQLPEDLFAVNYSSIPGAFPGWHTGPQHGYGFAMQYNMSMATNALPQPSKSANPFDVINEPSSQASTFPSMASLQGALPNMVAPTGLLHTSSLGAPTSYPPAMPQQSPSYASAVLPGSYMGHQVAGSMPQRPPGVASFGFDAFGALNSNQQPGGLYSAPATQNTFSSSGGNPFG; encoded by the exons GGCCCGCAATATGTTTGCACTAATTTCTGGACATTTGTTTGCACAACATGCAGCGGTATACA TCGGGAGTTCACCCATAGAGTGAAGTCAGTATCCATGGCTAAATTTACCTCACAAGAAGTTAGTGCCCTCCAAGGAGGAGGAAATGCG AGTGCAAAGGTAATATATTTGAAGGACTGGGACACACAGCGTAATTCTCTCCCAGACGGCAG TAATGTAGAGAGGCTTCGTGATTTTATTAAGCATGTCTATGTGGATAGAAGATACACTGGTGAAAGGAGCCTTGAGAAGCCACCAAGGGGAAAAATG GCTGAAGCTGAGAACTTAAGCGAAAACAGGAAGACAGATACCTACCAAGGTGGGTCTCGAAGCCCACCAAATGAGGAAGTATATGAGCGACGATACAGCAACAGGCCTAGTCCTGGTGGGAGTAGTGGTGGGAGAAGTCCTGGATATGATCAAAGAAGTCCTGCACGTGCTGAAGTAATCAATGACTGGCGACGAGAGGATAGATTCGGGAATGGAAGGAGATCTGATGATGGTAGAATTTCGGATGGAGGATCCAAGTTTGAAAGCATGTCACCTGATCGTCAAAGCGACCTTGACTCATCCAGTCCCCCAATGGTTCGACCTGTTAGAGAGATTCTTGGAGATAGTGTATCTCCCCTTCGAGTTATTGAACCTCCGAAAACTAATGGTGGTAGGTCTGCTGCTGGTGGCTCCATGCTAACCCAG AGGACTGCATCTTCCAGTAGCTTGACGTCCTCCAATGGGAACCCTGTTGAACTTAAGACAGAAACCTCATTAATCAATTTTGATGATGTTCCTGAACCTGCAGCTTCTGTACCGGCCCCACAAATACAACAATCTGCTACAGTCATGCCTGTTGCACAACCGACAAAATCTGCTTCTGACAACTGGGCGAATTTTGATTCAATAGCAGAGGTGAAAGCATCTCCAGCTCCTTCAAACACCAATCTACTGGAATCTATATTCTCAGAGTTGGCTGCTCCAGCAACTGTAACTGGTCACTCTGCAGCACCTCCAGGTGGTAGTGCACCTCCGGTCACTCCCTTCAGTAGTTTTGTTCCTGGAGCTGCAATTGTGGAAAACTCAGTAGCATTTCCATTTGGTGGTGCTTCAGCTGCACCCATTGGACCGACATCACTACTGTCGGTTAGTGGTACCTTTGCAAATAACCCCAGAGGACAATGGTCTAATATGCTACCTCAGCAGAGTTCCTTGTTTCCTATGACTGGCCCACAGCCCATATCGCAGCTTTCTACTCCAGCTGCTGGTGGACCTTCTGGAAATCAG CAGTGGAATCCTTCAGTTACCGCAACTACACCTGGGTTTCCTAGTAGGGGAACTGCACAAGTGTCTCAAGCTGTAAACCCTGCCCTTCTGGGAGCCACTTCTGCAGTTGCATCTCAAGCTGCTCCTGTTGAAATCAAATCTAGCGGAAGAAAACAACTGCCTGAG GATTTGTTTGCTGTAAATTATTCTTCAATTCCTGGCGCTTTTCCAGGCTGGCATACTGGTCCACAGCATGGCTATGGATTCGCAATGCAATACAACATGTCTATG GCTACAAATGCTTTGCCACAGCCATCAAAATCAGCAAATCCTTTTGATGTCATAAACGAGCCATCTTCACAAGCCTCAACG TTTCCATCAATGGCATCATTACAAGGTGCATTACCGAACATGGTGGCTCCAACTGGATTGCTGCATACATCCAGCCTCGGTGCCCCAACTTCTTATCCTCCGGCAATGCCTCAGCAGTCACCATCTTATGCATCAGCAGTTCTACCAG GCTCATACATGGGGCATCAAGTAGCTGGTAGCATGCCACAAAG ACCACCAGGAGTAGCAAGCTTTGGCTTCGATGCTTTTGGAGCTCTAAACTCGAATCAGCAGCCAGGTGGATTATATTCTGCACCCGCTACCCAGAACACCTTCTCTTCTTCTGGAGGAAACCCATTTGGTTAA
- the LOC107815984 gene encoding uncharacterized protein LOC107815984 isoform X2 produces MANRKEDEKNERIIRNLLKLPDNRRCMNCNSLGPQYVCTNFWTFVCTTCSGIHREFTHRVKSVSMAKFTSQEVSALQGGGNASAKVIYLKDWDTQRNSLPDGSNVERLRDFIKHVYVDRRYTGERSLEKPPRGKMAEAENLSENRKTDTYQGGSRSPPNEEVYERRYSNRPSPGGSSGGRSPGYDQRSPARAEVINDWRREDRFGNGRRSDDGRISDGGSKFESMSPDRQSDLDSSSPPMVRPVREILGDSVSPLRVIEPPKTNGGRSAAGGSMLTQRTASSSSLTSSNGNPVELKTETSLINFDDVPEPAASVPAPQIQQSATVMPVAQPTKSASDNWANFDSIAEVKASPAPSNTNLLESIFSELAAPATVTGHSAAPPGGSAPPVTPFSSFVPGAAIVENSVAFPFGGASAAPIGPTSLLSVSGTFANNPRGQWSNMLPQQSSLFPMTGPQPISQLSTPAAGGPSGNQWNPSVTATTPGFPSRGTAQVSQAVNPALLGATSAVASQAAPVEIKSSGRKQLPEDLFAVNYSSIPGAFPGWHTGPQHGYGFAMQYNMSMATNALPQPSKSANPFDVINEPSSQASTFPSMASLQGALPNMVAPTGLLHTSSLGAPTSYPPAMPQQSPSYASAVLPGSYMGHQVAGSMPQRPPGVASFGFDAFGALNSNQQPGGLYSAPATQNTFSSSGGNPFG; encoded by the exons GGCCCGCAATATGTTTGCACTAATTTCTGGACATTTGTTTGCACAACATGCAGCGGTATACA TCGGGAGTTCACCCATAGAGTGAAGTCAGTATCCATGGCTAAATTTACCTCACAAGAAGTTAGTGCCCTCCAAGGAGGAGGAAATGCG AGTGCAAAGGTAATATATTTGAAGGACTGGGACACACAGCGTAATTCTCTCCCAGACGGCAG TAATGTAGAGAGGCTTCGTGATTTTATTAAGCATGTCTATGTGGATAGAAGATACACTGGTGAAAGGAGCCTTGAGAAGCCACCAAGGGGAAAAATG GCTGAAGCTGAGAACTTAAGCGAAAACAGGAAGACAGATACCTACCAAGGTGGGTCTCGAAGCCCACCAAATGAGGAAGTATATGAGCGACGATACAGCAACAGGCCTAGTCCTGGTGGGAGTAGTGGTGGGAGAAGTCCTGGATATGATCAAAGAAGTCCTGCACGTGCTGAAGTAATCAATGACTGGCGACGAGAGGATAGATTCGGGAATGGAAGGAGATCTGATGATGGTAGAATTTCGGATGGAGGATCCAAGTTTGAAAGCATGTCACCTGATCGTCAAAGCGACCTTGACTCATCCAGTCCCCCAATGGTTCGACCTGTTAGAGAGATTCTTGGAGATAGTGTATCTCCCCTTCGAGTTATTGAACCTCCGAAAACTAATGGTGGTAGGTCTGCTGCTGGTGGCTCCATGCTAACCCAG AGGACTGCATCTTCCAGTAGCTTGACGTCCTCCAATGGGAACCCTGTTGAACTTAAGACAGAAACCTCATTAATCAATTTTGATGATGTTCCTGAACCTGCAGCTTCTGTACCGGCCCCACAAATACAACAATCTGCTACAGTCATGCCTGTTGCACAACCGACAAAATCTGCTTCTGACAACTGGGCGAATTTTGATTCAATAGCAGAGGTGAAAGCATCTCCAGCTCCTTCAAACACCAATCTACTGGAATCTATATTCTCAGAGTTGGCTGCTCCAGCAACTGTAACTGGTCACTCTGCAGCACCTCCAGGTGGTAGTGCACCTCCGGTCACTCCCTTCAGTAGTTTTGTTCCTGGAGCTGCAATTGTGGAAAACTCAGTAGCATTTCCATTTGGTGGTGCTTCAGCTGCACCCATTGGACCGACATCACTACTGTCGGTTAGTGGTACCTTTGCAAATAACCCCAGAGGACAATGGTCTAATATGCTACCTCAGCAGAGTTCCTTGTTTCCTATGACTGGCCCACAGCCCATATCGCAGCTTTCTACTCCAGCTGCTGGTGGACCTTCTGGAAATCAG TGGAATCCTTCAGTTACCGCAACTACACCTGGGTTTCCTAGTAGGGGAACTGCACAAGTGTCTCAAGCTGTAAACCCTGCCCTTCTGGGAGCCACTTCTGCAGTTGCATCTCAAGCTGCTCCTGTTGAAATCAAATCTAGCGGAAGAAAACAACTGCCTGAG GATTTGTTTGCTGTAAATTATTCTTCAATTCCTGGCGCTTTTCCAGGCTGGCATACTGGTCCACAGCATGGCTATGGATTCGCAATGCAATACAACATGTCTATG GCTACAAATGCTTTGCCACAGCCATCAAAATCAGCAAATCCTTTTGATGTCATAAACGAGCCATCTTCACAAGCCTCAACG TTTCCATCAATGGCATCATTACAAGGTGCATTACCGAACATGGTGGCTCCAACTGGATTGCTGCATACATCCAGCCTCGGTGCCCCAACTTCTTATCCTCCGGCAATGCCTCAGCAGTCACCATCTTATGCATCAGCAGTTCTACCAG GCTCATACATGGGGCATCAAGTAGCTGGTAGCATGCCACAAAG ACCACCAGGAGTAGCAAGCTTTGGCTTCGATGCTTTTGGAGCTCTAAACTCGAATCAGCAGCCAGGTGGATTATATTCTGCACCCGCTACCCAGAACACCTTCTCTTCTTCTGGAGGAAACCCATTTGGTTAA